In Fimbriimonadaceae bacterium, the genomic window TCCGTTCCGCTATCCGTTCCCTCCTGGTCAAGTGGTTGACTTCTTCATCACCTATTACGGCCCAACTTTGCGGGCTCACGGTTCGTTGGATAACGAGGGCAAAGAAAACCTCCACCGCGACCTGACCGCCCTGTGGTCAAGCAACAACCAGAGCAACGACGGTACGACGTTCGTCTTGGCTGAGTACCTTCAGGTCGATGCCACCCGGGCCCCGAACTGAAGAACGGTGGTTTCTGCTGGGTCCGTCGTGACCAATGGAGCCAGCCCCGCTGCCGGAGGTGCGGCCGTTGCCCTCGGTTCGATGGGCTCGATCTCCTGGGAATCTGGAGGCAGCTTGCTGTTAGAGTGGAGGTTGGACCGTATTGGGTCCTCACACCAGTCGACGCCTTAGGATCGACACGGCACGATCGACGTCAGATTCCGAATTGAACAGGTGGCATGAGAGCCGCAGGCCCCCCACCTTCGGTAACCCCTTGACCACCAAGTTGTCCTGCCCCAAGAGGGATGGGATCAGCTTAGGAATCTCGATCCTCTCGTCGACCTCGAAAGCGAGCATGGCCGTCGCCATAGCTCCATCCCTGGGGCTGAGGACCTTGACGGGGAGTGATTTGATGCGGTCATAGACATTAGCATGAAGGTCAAGATTGTGTTGCTCGATCTTGGTCATGCCGAGCCGATTCACGTAATCGATGGCAGCTCCGAGGCCCTGAAAGCCCAGATGATTCGAAAGTCCGGTCGTGTCATTTTGGGCCTTGGTGTCGGTCAGGCGGGTTAGAAGCTCCAGGCGGGGAGCAGCTGCGCGGCCTCACATACATGAAGCCGGTTCCTTTCGGCCCGAGAAGCCACTTGTGGCCAGGAGCGGCGTAGGCGTCGCACCCGATCTGCTTAACGTCCACCGGAATGTTGCCGACGGCCTGCGCCCCGTCGATGATGGAAATCACGCCACGGCGACGGGCCAGTTCGCATAATTCTGCCGCAGGCAAGCGCAGGCCGTTCGTGTACAGCACGTGAGAGAATGAGATGGCTCGGGTCTTCGGCTTAATAGCCTTGGCGAAACGGTCTACGATCGCTTGTGGGTTACGCTCCTCTAAAGCAATCGGGATATCTTCCACTTGGACTCCTCGAGAACGCGCGTGGAACTTCCAGCAGTCATGTCCGCCCTCATGCTCCTGATCGGTGCTGAGGATGTGGTCGCCCGGCTGCAGCGACAAAGCAAACGCAAGGCGGTTCATAGCGTCCGACGTGCATCCCGTAAAGACAAGGTCCTCCTTGTCGCAGTTGAGAAACGCGCCGATCTTTTGACGAACTTTGTCGAGGTTATCAGTGCCTCTGGAGTACGACTCGGCAACCGGCGAACTCTCAATCAGATGCCACGTGGCGACCATTCGCTCAAGCACAACCTTCGGGCTGGGACCCACCGAGGCGGTATTCACGTAGGTCATGTTCGCGGGAAAGACAAAATCGCTGCGTCTAACGAGCCCTGCACGGTCCTCCGATTGGAGAACCTGACTGAAAAGCGACTTCGCAATTCCGGCGACTCCTGCAACGGCAGCCGAGGCCAGGACGGTTCGACGCGAGAGTTCAGGTTCTGGCACCATCGCGCCAGTCTACACAAGCGAAGACCGTTCTCCGACGGTCGTCCAGCGACGTAGTCCATGCGTCCTTGTCCGTAACACGCATCTCGTTCGCCGCCGGGTTCTTGCGTCCACCCAAAAAGTGGGGCTGGCTGGTTCAGACCGATGGCTCCGATACGCGTGCCGTGCTTTCCGTCACCGTCCACCGGGCTTCATCGCCACCCCGTCCGGGCTCTTTTGAACCTCGATCCGGCTTAGCGTTTCACCGCTGTGCAGATCGACCAACACGACGGAGTTATCGTTCCGAATCGTCACCAGTGCGAAGTTGCTGTCGGCATAGGGCCAGACCCCCGCCGGCGAAGGATTCGCAACGGACACCTTGACACCAGAACCTCCAACCTTGATCCGCCGAACCACCGACATCGAGGCCACGTCGCAGACCACCAACTCCCCCGACACCGCATGCGGGATCAGCGCCCATTTCCCGTTCGGAGTGAACTGCACCCGGTACGGAAACCCCTTCGAATCGATCTTCTTGACCACCTTTCGGGTCGCCATGTCAATCACCGAGATCGTGTCCTCGGCCCGGTTTCCCGCCCATATCGTTTTCCCATCCGGGGAAATGCCCACACCTTCGCATTCTTTGCCCGTGCTCACCGTCTCCAGCTTCTCGCCACTCTTGAAATTGAAAATGGTCACGCTTCCGCCGCCCATGTTCGAACTTACGAGTCGGTTCGTGCCAAGATGCAGCGAGAGCATATGGGAGCCGCCCTGCCCGGTCACGTATTCGCGCTCGACCTTGCCCGCATCGACATCGACCAAAAGAAGGCGCTGATTGCGCTCGTCCGTGCACACGACCTGCTTGTCGTTCACCCACTGCACCCCGTGAGGCATCGCCTGCCGGTCAAGTTCAATCCGCTTGGCTTCTTTCTTGGCGCCCAGATGAATCACGCTCAGCGAGGAGCCGGGACCGACGCCAGGCTTGAAGTAATTGGTCACCGCCGCGAGTTTGCCGTTCGGCGAAACGGCTGCCTCGTGCGGCCCATTGCCGACGGGCACGTGGACAGCCTTGTGGCTGGCAAGGTCCACGATCGTGGCCGTATCGGACTGCTGGTTGACGACCACGACGAGGCCGCTGGGTTTGATGATGGCGAGCAACGCGAGGACGGCGATCATTGAGAGACCTTACCGGAGCGGCGGCTCCAAAGATTCCTGAGAACAGGCATCATGGCCTCTCGTAACTCCCGTGATTCGACGAGCAGGTCACTACCTTTCTATTCGACTTCTTGACTCTCGCTCTCATTTGCAGGAAGTCAATGTTCGTAAATGGATCTGGGCCTAGTGCGCTTTTTGCCGACAGTGCCCCCGTCGATCGACCGCGTATACGCTTCAGCTTAGGGGCGGAGCTGCGATATGGAGGTGGGAGCGGCAGGGTTGCTTGGGGTACGGTCGGGTTAGCCAATGGAACGTGAAACGTGATCCTCGGGCTCAGTCTGCTTGCGCTGGGTGGATGTCAGCCGCAGGTGACCCTCTTTGTCGATCCGCGAGGAAACGACAAGTGGTCAGGGAGACTTGCGCGAGCGAACAAAGCTTCCACCGACGGCCCACTTGCCACCCTTGATGGTGCACGGCTAAAGCTCAGGTCTGTCCCCAAGGGCGTCGGAGCGACGGTAAAAATCGCATCCGGCACTTACCGGATCACACGACCCGTCGTTTTCGAGCCCGAAGACTCGGGTACGGCGGAAGGGGTCCGTCGTTACGAGGGCCCAGGCGCGCGCTCCGGAGACGAACTGCCTGCGGTCGTCAGCGGGATGCGATCGATCAAGGGCTGGAAGAAACTGTCGAACGGCTGGTTTCGAACCAACCTACCCGAGGTCAAAGCGGGAAAGTGGGACTTCATCCAGTTGTTCGCTAACGGCGAGCGCCGGTATCGGCCCAGGCTTCCCAAGAAGGGCTACCAATTCATCTCCGAGCGCGTCGATCCGACTCCCGAATCGAAGGGAAAAGGGAACGACCGGTTCCAATTCCTAGCCGGCGAGATCCGCGGTGACTGGGCGAACCGGGACGACGTGGACGTGCTCGCGTTCCATCAGTGGATCATGTCTCGCAACCGGATAAGGGATGTTGACGCGCGCGGCAGTATTGTGACGTTCAAGGCTCCCACAGGCACGGACGCGCCGTGGCGGGACTTCTTGAAAGGGCACCGGTATCTGGTCGAAAACGTGAAAGAGGCCCTCTCGGAACCAGGGGAGTGGTACTTGGACAGACCGACCGGCGATCTCACCTACATCCCAAAGCAGGGTGAGACGCTGGCCACCCTAAGGGTCGAGGCACCTGTGGCCGAATCGTTGATCGAGTTCCGCGGGGATTCCGCTAGACGGAACTGGGTGCACCACATCGATGTCGTCGGATTACGCTTCGAGGGAACGAACTGGGTGACTCCACCCGCCGGCCGAAACTTTCCACAGGCCGAAGTCGACCTGGGCGGAGCGGTAACTTTTGCTGCAGCCCGCGATTGCAAGTTCGACGGCTGCGACTTGGCGCATTTGGGAACTTACGCGATTGACATCGGCGCTGCCTGCAAGCGGATCGAGATCGCGAAAAACACCATGG contains:
- the cefD gene encoding Isopenicillin N epimerase; translated protein: MTYVNTASVGPSPKVVLERMVATWHLIESSPVAESYSRGTDNLDKVRQKIGAFLNCDKEDLVFTGCTSDAMNRLAFALSLQPGDHILSTDQEHEGGHDCWKFHARSRGVQVEDIPIALEERNPQAIVDRFAKAIKPKTRAISFSHVLYTNGLRLPAAELCELARRRGVISIIDGAQAVGNIPVDVKQIGCDAYAAPGHKWLLGPKGTGFMYVRPRSCSPPGASNPPDRHQGPK